Genomic DNA from Nitrospirota bacterium:
ATCTGCGCCTCATTTAACGTTTTTCCCGGGCGAAGCGTCACGACGATCGATGCCCTGGCATGTTCCTGATGTTCTGAAAAAAGAGTTTTTTCGGGTACCGCAAGGTGGACTCTTGCTTTACTGACCTCCGACAGCTGTCCGATCGTCCGGTCAAGTTCTCCTTCGAGGGCTCTGCGGTAATTGATTTTCTGCACAAATTCGGTTGTTCCGAGCGAGGACCGGTCGAAAATTTCGAATCCGATAATGCCCCCCTGGGGAATTCCCTGGCTTGCAAGCTGGATCCTCATTTCATGTACCCGGTCTGATGGGACTAAAACAGCCGACCCGTCCGGAGAAAAAGAATAGGGGATATGGGCCTCTTTTAGTTTATTGATAATTACCCCGGCGTCTTCTGATGCCAGGTTTGAATATAAAACCTCGAAGTCGGGCTTTTGAGCCCAGAGCCAGAGAACGACAATCACCGACCCCATGGCGACGAGGAAAGTGACGATGCCGAGTTTCCGGGCCAGAGGCATTGCGATTAAATTTCGGATGATCTGTTCCATACTTTAATGCCCCTTCATGAGTTACATCTGCATGCGTGAGATTTCTTCATACGCAGAGAGTATTTTATTCCTGACCTGCATCATCATTTGGAGCGATAAATCGGCTTTCTCAAGAGCAATCATCGTTTGATGAATATTCTGATGGGAGCCTGTCTCTAAACCCTTGACGGCCTCTTCGGCGGACTTCTGGTTTTGATCCACCTGAGAGAGGGAGTCCTTGAGCATTTCCAGAAACGGTTTTCCTCCGGGCTCTTTTATGTCTGTGAACTTTTCGATTTCCCCTGCGGGAAGAGAGTGCTGTACCGGCTGAATATTCATAGAAATTCCCTATTTAATGTTTACCTTCCGATCTCAAGCGCCTTTGCCGCCATGCTTTTCGTCGCGTTGAATGCCGTCACATTCGCCTCATAGGAGCGGAGGGCGGAGATCATATTAACCATTTCTTCCATCGGGCTGACATTGGGAAGGGAAACGTAACCCTCGGAGTCGGCATCGGGATGTTTGGGATCAAATACTTTTTTAAAAGGTCTTGGGTCTGAAATCACCTGGGCGACCTCAACCCCCTGACCGGAAGAATTGCCGGCCTGGCCGGCTAAGATCTCTTCGAACGAATTGGCCTGAGACGAGGCGGCAAAAACGACATCCTTTCTTCTGTAGGGCCCTCCCCCGGGCGTACGGGTAGACTCTGCATTTGCGAGGTTATTCGAAATCACGTCAAGCCGGGCTTTTTGAGCATTGAGCGCCGATGCTGAAATCCTGAAAGATTGTTCAATATCCATGGAACTTATCTCCCTTCTTTGATCGCTGAACGGATCATATTGAATTCTTTTGAAATGATCTGTACCGATGCCTGGTAGGAGAGGGTATTCTCCGCCAGTTTGGCCATTTCATTTTCACTGTTGATATTATTCCCGTCCAATCTGACAGAGGGTGCGGATAACGGAGAGGGTTCGATCGACTGACCCGGAGAGACAACCCCGAAATGGTAGGGATGAGAGTGGATAAGCGTTAACGCTTCCGAAGGTCCCGAAAGCTTTTTTAGGGTTTCTTTAAAATCTATTTCATTCCCCTTGAATCCGGGGGTGTCCTGATTCGCGATATTTGAGTTGATGACCTGCGCCCTTTCTCCCCGGATATCGAGCGCTTTTTCAAGCAGGTTGATTGTTTCACCGAAAATATTCATAGGTATGCTCCTTACATCTTAAACTTTGATTAAATTCTTCCTTACATAAACAAGCAAAAGTTGTGCCAATAAATATTTGTATTCCCGGGGTTTTCCCATGTTTTTTATTCATTTTTTCTCTCACAGCCGGATCAATTTTTCCCGATGAGGAATATTTTGCCTGGCTTATATCTCCTTTACCTCATGGGGTCGGTCCCGGTATTCATTTAATTTGTTCCTCAGCGTTCTGATACTGACCCCGAGGAGTTTGGCGGCATGGGTCCGGTTTGCTTTTGTTTTTTCCAATGTCTCGAGAATGAGGGCGCGTTCCGCTTCCCGAACCGTTCCTGTCGAGTTGGAAGAGCAAGGTTGATTTTCTGATTTTTCTTCTTCAAACATCAAATGTTCGGGGAGGATGATGCCGTTTTCCGACAGGAGAACTGCCCGCTCCATCACATTTTCCAGTTCTCTGATATTTCCCGGCCATTTTCTTGAAGTCAATATCGACAGGGTTTCCGGTGAAAGCTGGAGGACCGGTTTCTGATATTTAGCGCTTCCTCTGCGAAGGAAATAGTTTGATAACAGGGGAATATCGGTAATCCTGTTCCTTAACGGAGGGAGCCGCAGGGGGAAAACATTCAGGCGGTAATAAAGATCCTCGCGGAAACGTCCCGCTTTAACTTCTTCCCAGAGAGAGCGGTTTGTCGTGGCAATCACCCGAATATCAAGCGCCACCGGGCCGCGTCCTCCCAATAGATCGACTTCACGCTCCTGAATGACCCTTAACAATTTCGCCTGCAGGTTAAGGGACATTTCTCCGACCTCATCGAGCAGGAGAGTTCCCGAATGAGCCAGTTCAAACTTACCAGGTTTTCTTGAGAGAGCGCCTGTAAAGGCTCCTTTTTCATAGCCAAAAAGTTCGCTTTCCAGGAGCCCTTCCGGAACGGCGGCGCAGTTAATCGCGATAAAAGGATGTCGAGCGCGGGGGCTCTGATGATGAATAAGCCTGGCAAACAGCTCTTTCCCGGTGCCGCTTTCCCCCTCGATCAAAATGGTCGCCTGGCTTGCGGCGACGACTTCCGCCAGTTTAAGAAGTTTCAACATCGCGGGGTCCTGGGTCGCTACCGGTTTTTTAAGTTCATCTTTCTGTGCCGGAGGATCAGAAAAGAGCGAAGATTTCATGGCGCGATGCACAGCCGAAATAAGAGAAGAAGGGGAGAAAGGCTTAACCAGATAATCGGAAACTCCGCCTCTCATCGCTTCAACCGCGGAATTAATCGTTCCATGACCGGAGATCAGGATAACCGGAATATTTAATTTTAAAGCGGTTAAAGCCTCAAAGAACTCCAGGCCTGTTTTTCCGGGCATTCTGACATCGCTGATCATGACTCCGGGCGGGTTTTCCTTGCATAGGGCCAGCGCTTCATCGGCATCTGAAACGGAAGAAACGGAATATCCGGCCTGCTTTAAGATTTCCAATAAAGCTAACCGGACTCCTGGATCATCATCCAGCACTAAAACTGTTTTGTCATAAACAACCGGCATGGCTACTTTTTTTTTATTCCTGTTTTCATTTCCAGTTCGGACATCTTTTTGTTTGAATACTTTTTAATGATCTCGTTATCCGAATGGCCTGATAATTCAATTAAAAGGTTCTTTTCTTTATCAAACCGCTTGAGAGCTTCGTATGTTTGGGCCAGTCTCAGCTTTGTCCAGTCTGGCTGCGCGGGATGGTCCAGGCCGAGACTCTTCACAAAAACTTCGGCGGCCTTTTCATATTCCACCATCCGATAATAGTCTTCTCCCAGATCGCTCAAGATTTTTGAGTCGTTCTTTGGGCTCGACGTCATAAGAGAAAGATAGATTTTTACCGCTTCTGCCGGATGAGATTGTTTTTCATAAACCCCTGCCAGCTTGGATAAAATGCGCCCCCTGTCTGAATGACCGGGAAAAAGCGACAACCATTTTTTGTATTCCTCCTCGGCGGAAGAATACTTATTCTGAAGAGAATCAATATCTCCCATCCGCTCTACGGCCGGCGGAAGATAGGGGCTCTTTGGAAAGGCGGTCATCAACAACTCTAACTTTCGTCTGGCTTTATCATACTGCTTTTCTTCGAAAAGAGAGGTTGCATAAAGAAATAAGGGCTCTTCTCCGTCGGATCTTGTTGAAAAAAGAGTGGATGGTACTGCCTCATAAAATGCTATCGATTTCGAAAAAAGGCCCATTTGAGCATGCGCTGTTGCGATATCCATGCCGACAGATCCTCTCATCACGTTTTCCGGAAAAATGGAGGGAAAAGAGTAATAAATTTCAGCGATGTTCATCGGGTTTAACTCTTTCTTCTCTTTTTTGATCAGGGATGAAACAGTTTCAGTAAACACCTTTTTCATCTCTTTCGTCAGGGGAGAAGCGGGAAGGAGAAGAATAATCTGTCCCTCTATCTCGAGGGCAACCGGATATATTCCAATATCTTTTATCTGTTCCGCCTCTATAAATAGGAAAAAAGGGACTGCTATCGAAGAAGAGGGCTCTTCCAAAATCGCAGAGACGGTTTTCCCGATTTCTCTCACAAGCGGTGAATGAAAAGAAACAGGTGGAGATTTTTTATCCGAACGAGACCTGATTTCGCTTATTTTGTCCATGAAACGGGTCAGATTTTCCGCAATCGGCCCGAAATAGGGGGCAAGGGCAAGGTCTTTCAGGTTGGCGGTATCTTTTTCTTTACCTTCAGCCCAAAAAAGATTCTCAAGTCTTGCAAAAGCGGTTAGAGCATAAGGGTCCCGCGGAAAGACATTGATATACTTAATAAAGAGTTCCTTTGTTTTTTTAAATTCGCGGTACTGGTAAGAGGTTTCCGCATAATGGAAAAGGTAAATGGAACGAGCGCCTAAATAATTTGGAAACCGGTTATCCGCTTCTTCATAACTTTTGTAGGCCTCTTCATATTGCCCCAAATGAAATAGAGATTCCGCAAGACCCGCTAAAATACCGGGCTGGTCCTGCAGGGGGGCTTTATTGATATCTAGATGGAGCTGGATGTAATTCGGCAGGGCTTCTTTCCACTTTTCCCAGATTGAGTAGGTTTGCGCAATACCTATTTTCGCTTTTAACGCATAAGGATGGTCGGGATATCTTGAAAGGATTCTTTTAAAACTCCCTATGGCCTCGTAATAAAGTTTCCGCTTTGCATAAATATTTCCGATTTTCCATAATGCCGTGACGGTATAGGGTGACTTCTGGTAATGAATCATCGCTTCATTGAACGACGAGAGAGCCTGTTGCGCTTCCTGATCCTCCCCATCTTTCGAAAGCTGCATATAAAGGTCTCCTTCGAGGAAGGCCGCGAATTCTGCTTCTTTGCCGGTTAAATGTGATTGAATGATTTTCAGATCGCTCAATGCCGTCTGAAATTCTTTGGCCCGGTAGGAGGTCAGGACGGTTTTTAAGGAGCTTTGCGAAGTTTTTTGATCTCCGGGATCAAATAGAACAAGGCTTTCTTTGATCTGATCTTCATCCTGGAGGGGGTGTTCCGGATTTTCTCTGGAAATGGAAGAGGGAGCGGACTCCTCCTTGAGTGACGCGCTTTCACTCATAGCGTCAGCGGTTAGAGGAATCGCTGTCACAACAAAAAATAATAGAATGATCAGATAAAGACGCATAGATGTGAATAGTAAATAGCAAGAAGCGAGCCAAATTAAAAAAAGGGGAAAAAGATTCAAATTTTCAATGAATTATCACTTTTTAGGAGAAAGTGGATCAGGGGAGGACGTCATTTAATTGACAGACAGAGTCAAAGAACAGACTAAAAAGCAATCTCTTCTTCTTGAGAGGTTTTGGAAGTCCTCTCCATTTTTTTAAGTCTTTCAACCAGAGTCGTCCGATTTAGCTGAAGGAGCTGTGCCGCTTTGTTTTTGATGCCGTTGGCCTTTGTGAGGGCTTGATGGAACAGGTGGATTTCAAACTCGGTCACAACCTTTGTAAAATTAATTCCCTCTTCTGGGAACTGGAAGTGGGAAAGATAAATTGAAGATTCCTTTTCTCTACATTTTTCAGGAAGGTCGTCAACGGTGATTTGACCTTCCTGTTTAAGGGTGATTAAACGTTCAACCAGGTTTTCGAGTTCTCTGATATTGCCGGGCCAGGGATATTCCAGAAGGAGTTTCTGGGCCTCTTTTGAAATATCTTGAATATTTCTGCCGTTTTTTTCTTTGAATTTTCTCATAAAGTGATCAATGAGAAGGAGGATATCTTCTTTATGTTCCCTTAAAGGGGGCACGTTAATGGGAATGACGTTCAGCCGGTAAAAAAGATCTTTCCTGAATCTTTTTCCCAGGACCGCTTCTTCAAGGTCTTGATTTGTTGCCGCGATAATCCGGACATCGACATGAATGGTTTTTGTTCCGCCCACTCTCTCAAACTCCCGTTCCTGGAGGACCCTTAAAAGCTTCACCTGAAGCGGGAGGGGCATCTCGCTGATTTCGTCCAGAAACAATGTTCCCCCGTGGGCTAATTCAAACCGGCCGAGCCTTGATGATGTGGCGCCTGTAAAGGCTCCCTTTTCGTGTCCGAAGAGCTCGCTTTCAAGAAGAGATTCTGGAATGGCGCCACAATTGATAGGAACAAGGGGGTTTTCACGCCTTGGGCTGTTAAAATGAATCGTTTTGGCGATAACCTCCTTTCCCGTTCCGCTTTCACCCTGAATGAGAATAGTGGAGCCACTGCTGGTTACCTTCTCTATCATTTCAAAAACTTTTTGCATGGCAGGGCCGTTTCCAATAATGTTTTCAAAGCGGTATTTTTCCTGAACGGTCTTTTTCAATATCTGATGTTCATGCTTCAACTGGTAATAATCGAGCGCCTTCTTGATCAGGACCAGGACAAGATCCTTTTGAAACGGTTTGGAGACAAACTCATACGCCCCTGCTTTCATGGCGTCTACCGCAGATTCGATGGTTCCAAACCCGGTTAAGAGGACAATAACCGCTTCAGAATCTATTTTTCGGAGTGATTTAAGAACTTCAAGGCCGTTTATACCCGGGAGATAAAGGTCAACCAGGTAAAGATGAAAGAGAGAGGATTTGACAAGATCGAGGGCATCCTGCCCATTGGAGGTTGCCTCGGTCTGATAGCCTGATTTGTTGAGAAGCTCGACAAGCATTTTACTGACAGAGGCATCGTCTTCTACAATGAGAATTCTGGGTTCAAACATAGACAGCGCCTCCGTCCGGTAATTTTAATTGTGTAATAATTTTACGGGTCTGATTGAGAAAAGTAAATGGCCCATATCATATAAAATTAATGATCTATATCATGTTTTACCATCGAAAATACTTAAAACCTATTATCTTATCTAAATAGATTTAAGATCCGTAGCTTTGCGTCCTGCCGTTACCGGTAGTTTGTCCTGATAGAAGGTGGATAGCTTACTACTAAATGATTATCCCAATATTAATGTTTAAATTAGGTTTTTACAAACCCTCTGTGCCAATAATGATGAGACACCTTTCCTCTTGGGAAGATATTGTAACTATATTTAGTAGAATAAACAATATAAATTTGATCAGTTTTGTCCTGTTGCTTTATTCGCCCTAATTTTTATCCGCTTATTGATCTAGCGATCCAAATCAGATTACAAAAAAAGTGTCAATAAAATGCCGTTGTTGCGTCACTTTTTTGTCAGACTACTCCGGTGTTGTCATTCTGAGCGGAGCGAAGAATCTCGAATTTTTAGTGAGATAAGAGACCCTTCACGGAGTTTACCTGTCCGACCTGTGGACCGGTCGGTCCAAAGACCGGAACAAGATTCTTCGGTCGCTATTGCTCCCTCAGAATGACAGGCGAAGGATTCAGGGTGACAGAAGCGAGGTTTTTCTACACCCTGCTCGACACTCCCTCATTGATCTTCCTCAAGCTTCGGTCAACGCATAAATTTTAGATGGCATGGTAAATGCATTAACAAAAATCCGTTGGCTAAAAAATATTTTGTATTAAGAATTTGAAAAGGACCGGTAACTTAAGCTCTGGGGGAGGTGATATGGGGGAACAAGAAGAAATTTTAAATGATTTTTTGGTGGAATGTTCGGAGGGGCTGGGCCAGTTGGATCAGGAATTTGTGAAGCTTGAAAAGGACCCCGGAAATGCCGATCTGCTCCGAAGCGCCTTCAGGGTGATTCATACGATTAAGGGCACCTGTGGTTTTCTTGGCCTGACCAAGCTTGAGAATGTGGCTCACGCGGCTGAAAACGTCCTCTCGAGGATGAGGGAAGGAAAGATGCCGGTAACTCCGGGAACGATCACGGTTCTTCTCGAAGCGGTCGACGCGATCAAAGAGATTCTGGCCAGCATCGAATCCACCAGTAAGGAGCCTGAAAAAAACTACAATGCTATTCGTGAAAACCTGGATGCCCTGCTTAGCCTTGCATCGGAGAATCAAGTCCTGCAAATCAAGTCCGGACAAACACCCGCTGCGGATCAACCTGTTGCTGGACAGGCCGCGTCATTAACCGCTCCCGAATCGAAGGAGCCTGTAGAAGGCCGTGCCGAAGGGGACACCGCGGGCGCGGGAGTCCCGTCTGCCGAGACACGGGGTCCCGGCCTTTCATCGGAAAATCAAGTCCGATTGCCGGCCGAGTCGTCTATCCGGGTGGATATAAGCCTTTTGGATAATTTAATGAACCTGGTGGGAGAACTGGTGCTCGCGCGTAATCAGCTTTTGCAGAGGGTCCGCCAGAGGGACGACGCGATTGATAACGCCACAGCCCAGCGAATGAATCTGGTGACAACCGAGCTTCAGGATACCGTAATGAAAACCAGGTTACAGCCGATCCGGAATGTCTGGGATAAATTTCCGCGTGTGGTGCGCGATCTGGCCAGAACAGGAAACAAAGAGGTGGAACTGGTCATGGAAGGGGCCGAAACCGAACTTGACCGGACCCTTCTGGAGGCCATAAAAGACCCTCTGACCCATATTGTCCGGAATGCTGTTGACCATGGTTTTGAGGCTCCGGAGGCCCGGAAGGCGAAAGGAAAACCGGCCAAAGGGGTTCTCTTTCTTAAGGCCTTTCACGAGGGGGGCCAGATCAACATCGAGATTACAGACGACGGGGCCGGTATTGATGTGGAAAAAGTAAAAAGGAAGGCGGCCGAAAAAGGGCTCCTGTCGGCTGACGCCGTAAGCCGTCTTTCGGAGCGCGAGGCGCTCGCCCTGGTTTTTCTTCCCGGACTGTCGACTGCCGAGAAAGTGACAAACGTTTCCGGCCGCGGCGTCGGAATGGATGTGGTCCGGACGAATATCGAAAAAATCGGGGGAA
This window encodes:
- the fliE gene encoding flagellar hook-basal body complex protein FliE; translated protein: MNIQPVQHSLPAGEIEKFTDIKEPGGKPFLEMLKDSLSQVDQNQKSAEEAVKGLETGSHQNIHQTMIALEKADLSLQMMMQVRNKILSAYEEISRMQM
- the flgC gene encoding flagellar basal body rod protein FlgC, which encodes MDIEQSFRISASALNAQKARLDVISNNLANAESTRTPGGGPYRRKDVVFAASSQANSFEEILAGQAGNSSGQGVEVAQVISDPRPFKKVFDPKHPDADSEGYVSLPNVSPMEEMVNMISALRSYEANVTAFNATKSMAAKALEIGR
- the flgB gene encoding flagellar basal body rod protein FlgB encodes the protein MNIFGETINLLEKALDIRGERAQVINSNIANQDTPGFKGNEIDFKETLKKLSGPSEALTLIHSHPYHFGVVSPGQSIEPSPLSAPSVRLDGNNINSENEMAKLAENTLSYQASVQIISKEFNMIRSAIKEGR
- a CDS encoding sigma-54-dependent Fis family transcriptional regulator; amino-acid sequence: MPVVYDKTVLVLDDDPGVRLALLEILKQAGYSVSSVSDADEALALCKENPPGVMISDVRMPGKTGLEFFEALTALKLNIPVILISGHGTINSAVEAMRGGVSDYLVKPFSPSSLISAVHRAMKSSLFSDPPAQKDELKKPVATQDPAMLKLLKLAEVVAASQATILIEGESGTGKELFARLIHHQSPRARHPFIAINCAAVPEGLLESELFGYEKGAFTGALSRKPGKFELAHSGTLLLDEVGEMSLNLQAKLLRVIQEREVDLLGGRGPVALDIRVIATTNRSLWEEVKAGRFREDLYYRLNVFPLRLPPLRNRITDIPLLSNYFLRRGSAKYQKPVLQLSPETLSILTSRKWPGNIRELENVMERAVLLSENGIILPEHLMFEEEKSENQPCSSNSTGTVREAERALILETLEKTKANRTHAAKLLGVSIRTLRNKLNEYRDRPHEVKEI
- a CDS encoding tetratricopeptide repeat protein — translated: MSESASLKEESAPSSISRENPEHPLQDEDQIKESLVLFDPGDQKTSQSSLKTVLTSYRAKEFQTALSDLKIIQSHLTGKEAEFAAFLEGDLYMQLSKDGEDQEAQQALSSFNEAMIHYQKSPYTVTALWKIGNIYAKRKLYYEAIGSFKRILSRYPDHPYALKAKIGIAQTYSIWEKWKEALPNYIQLHLDINKAPLQDQPGILAGLAESLFHLGQYEEAYKSYEEADNRFPNYLGARSIYLFHYAETSYQYREFKKTKELFIKYINVFPRDPYALTAFARLENLFWAEGKEKDTANLKDLALAPYFGPIAENLTRFMDKISEIRSRSDKKSPPVSFHSPLVREIGKTVSAILEEPSSSIAVPFFLFIEAEQIKDIGIYPVALEIEGQIILLLPASPLTKEMKKVFTETVSSLIKKEKKELNPMNIAEIYYSFPSIFPENVMRGSVGMDIATAHAQMGLFSKSIAFYEAVPSTLFSTRSDGEEPLFLYATSLFEEKQYDKARRKLELLMTAFPKSPYLPPAVERMGDIDSLQNKYSSAEEEYKKWLSLFPGHSDRGRILSKLAGVYEKQSHPAEAVKIYLSLMTSSPKNDSKILSDLGEDYYRMVEYEKAAEVFVKSLGLDHPAQPDWTKLRLAQTYEALKRFDKEKNLLIELSGHSDNEIIKKYSNKKMSELEMKTGIKKK
- a CDS encoding sigma-54-dependent Fis family transcriptional regulator, which encodes MFEPRILIVEDDASVSKMLVELLNKSGYQTEATSNGQDALDLVKSSLFHLYLVDLYLPGINGLEVLKSLRKIDSEAVIVLLTGFGTIESAVDAMKAGAYEFVSKPFQKDLVLVLIKKALDYYQLKHEHQILKKTVQEKYRFENIIGNGPAMQKVFEMIEKVTSSGSTILIQGESGTGKEVIAKTIHFNSPRRENPLVPINCGAIPESLLESELFGHEKGAFTGATSSRLGRFELAHGGTLFLDEISEMPLPLQVKLLRVLQEREFERVGGTKTIHVDVRIIAATNQDLEEAVLGKRFRKDLFYRLNVIPINVPPLREHKEDILLLIDHFMRKFKEKNGRNIQDISKEAQKLLLEYPWPGNIRELENLVERLITLKQEGQITVDDLPEKCREKESSIYLSHFQFPEEGINFTKVVTEFEIHLFHQALTKANGIKNKAAQLLQLNRTTLVERLKKMERTSKTSQEEEIAF